Proteins from a genomic interval of Paenibacillus sp. RC334:
- a CDS encoding YlbF family regulator, with protein MSVAELNTVNMAEVLINAYELGDMVNRSFEVSDYLYWKQRVELNPSIQACVRKLDAKKELFAETERFGHFHPNFHEAKDAVQLVELELEQFQEVQEFKRAERALDDMLHAMSETIAYSVSDTIKVPSNDPNVKKGGCGSGGKCSCG; from the coding sequence ATGAGCGTAGCCGAATTGAATACGGTCAATATGGCAGAAGTGCTTATTAACGCCTATGAATTGGGCGATATGGTCAACCGGTCCTTTGAGGTATCGGATTATTTATATTGGAAACAGCGTGTGGAATTGAATCCGTCGATTCAGGCGTGTGTACGCAAGCTGGATGCCAAAAAGGAGCTGTTCGCGGAAACGGAACGCTTTGGGCATTTTCACCCAAACTTTCATGAAGCGAAGGATGCAGTGCAGCTCGTTGAACTGGAACTTGAACAATTTCAGGAGGTTCAGGAGTTCAAACGGGCAGAAAGGGCGTTGGATGATATGCTCCATGCCATGTCCGAAACGATTGCTTATTCTGTGTCCGACACCATTAAGGTGCCGAGCAATGATCCGAATGTGAAAAAGGGTGGCTGCGGTAGCGGAGGCAAGTGCTCCTGCGGATAG
- a CDS encoding NFACT RNA binding domain-containing protein, protein MALDGIVTRAIVHELQGIRGGRINKIHQPNDHDILLNLRAQGGSVKLLLSANPTFPRVHFTEQSFLNPTEAPMFCMLLRKHCEGGIIEKISQVGMERIIHMDVRQRDELGDISLKRIIIELMGRHSNIILLDPETGVMLDGIHHVTPSISSYRIIMPGFQYTEPPEQNKLNPLETEETAFASSYQTAIEAEEAPKRWIVNTFTGLSPLIAEEMLTRVSNEAPAEDYRPLWNTFSHIMDDVRDHRFQPVSGLNAQEKVIFSAIPLTLIQGERKEYTTISECMEDFFGEKAERDTVKQKVSDLLRFLQNERSKNVKKLDHLHQDLAEAEDADQFRIYGELLFASLHEVKKGDKEVTLTNFYDEEQRPMTIPLDPLLGPSDNAQRYFKKYNKYKNSLAVIDEQLEKTHEEIRYMDNLLQQLAHASMNDIEEIREELVQQGYLRDRVKKGKKKKKTDRPTLHVYTSSEGIELLVGKNNLQNEYVTNRLAGPNDTWLHTKDIPGSHVVIRAEQFGDTTLEEAAQLAAYFSQAKQSSSVPVDATLIRHVRKPSGAKPGFVIYDHQRTLFITPDEELVKKLPNRIKNG, encoded by the coding sequence ATGGCATTGGACGGAATCGTAACCCGCGCTATCGTACACGAGCTGCAAGGCATCCGGGGCGGGCGCATCAATAAAATACATCAGCCGAACGATCACGATATCTTACTGAATCTGCGGGCTCAAGGCGGGAGTGTCAAGCTGCTGCTGTCGGCCAACCCGACATTCCCGCGTGTACATTTTACAGAACAAAGCTTTCTCAATCCGACGGAGGCCCCTATGTTCTGTATGCTGCTTCGCAAGCACTGCGAAGGTGGTATCATCGAAAAAATTAGCCAGGTGGGCATGGAGCGTATTATTCACATGGATGTGCGTCAGCGTGATGAGCTGGGGGATATTTCACTCAAGCGAATTATCATTGAGCTGATGGGCAGACACAGCAACATTATTTTGCTTGACCCGGAAACAGGCGTTATGCTGGACGGCATCCATCATGTTACACCGTCTATCAGCAGCTATCGGATCATCATGCCCGGCTTTCAATACACGGAGCCTCCTGAACAAAATAAGCTGAATCCGCTGGAAACGGAAGAAACAGCTTTCGCATCCTCATATCAGACAGCTATCGAAGCAGAAGAAGCTCCCAAACGCTGGATCGTGAACACCTTTACTGGACTGAGTCCCCTTATTGCCGAGGAGATGCTGACCCGAGTTTCCAACGAAGCACCTGCTGAGGATTATCGTCCGCTGTGGAATACATTTAGTCACATCATGGATGACGTCCGGGATCATCGTTTTCAGCCGGTATCCGGTCTGAACGCACAGGAAAAAGTGATATTTTCTGCCATTCCCCTCACGTTGATTCAAGGAGAGCGCAAAGAATACACTACGATCAGCGAGTGTATGGAGGACTTTTTCGGTGAAAAAGCAGAACGGGATACGGTCAAGCAAAAGGTCAGTGACCTGCTGCGCTTCCTGCAAAATGAACGGAGCAAAAACGTAAAAAAACTAGACCATCTGCATCAGGATTTAGCTGAGGCCGAGGACGCTGATCAATTTCGCATTTACGGGGAGCTGCTGTTCGCTTCGCTGCATGAAGTGAAAAAGGGCGACAAGGAAGTGACGCTCACCAACTTTTATGATGAAGAACAGCGTCCAATGACTATCCCGCTGGACCCGTTGCTGGGTCCATCAGATAATGCGCAACGGTACTTCAAAAAGTACAATAAATATAAAAACAGCCTGGCTGTCATTGATGAACAACTGGAGAAAACACACGAAGAAATTCGGTATATGGACAATCTCCTACAGCAACTGGCTCATGCCTCCATGAACGATATCGAGGAAATACGTGAAGAATTGGTTCAGCAAGGCTATCTCCGAGACCGGGTCAAAAAAGGGAAGAAAAAGAAGAAAACTGACCGTCCAACCTTACACGTATATACGTCATCCGAAGGCATCGAGCTGCTGGTCGGCAAAAACAACTTACAGAACGAATATGTAACGAACCGACTGGCCGGGCCTAATGACACGTGGCTGCACACGAAAGATATTCCGGGGTCACACGTCGTTATTCGCGCTGAGCAATTCGGAGACACAACGCTGGAGGAAGCAGCTCAGCTCGCTGCCTATTTCAGCCAGGCCAAACAGTCCAGCAGCGTGCCCGTAGACGCCACCTTGATCCGGCATGTGCGCAAGCCTAGCGGAGCCAAGCCCGGCTTTGTTATCTACGATCATCAGCGCACGCTCTTCATCACACCCGACGAGGAGCTGGTCAAAAAGCTGCCAAATCGCATCAAAAACGGCTGA
- a CDS encoding helicase-associated domain-containing protein, with translation MGVTDTEGGWKELASDELLVLRRCFIRHAGQPMKEEEPLRLTRGALSGAETKLALHGLRDRGWLEAVTKSWGERMLYIPVYRLPDLYEMLLEQSQSTMKAMDTDQPLTVHEAMTGLEAELLHVLSRIAVQGVPLTAKGTIHKRSLQKLNELTPFHPKDLTGLGLQYAHAELYPVQTVVMMDLLLSLGLLVKEAASFHVQESGLAAWVRLSAWQMRKHILVTLMERYGKAEASMQHFRYMLCVASTHAGPEGWIHIGPLLQWMTQTGLITQESLSKEDRKSSNTLEFAAIHASPVRIEGNTVSDFNFNGQYIDMVKGWLTALTAFGMGDWGLTASGELCFRWNVPVLDMLRSDDEKDAVQEPGTFYVQPDFEILVPPDVAYDVRWKLECFCKRVTGDRMVVYRITRDSVTEAIELGMEAKAIPALLDKFSRTGVPDHVRVAVEQWAGDVGRIAFATVTLLRCGTREDADTAARHPGLAGLLERIGERDFIIPARSAAKIRRTLATIGLSPRRELEGVDEPVHRYPLVAETEGICTDSSNSLFDVDDTETTVGETLTDSTQEWPMFSQEGRAGLVYTGRTLHFYEREHTLPDPSDYFPEKLAVPASWTKEWRSYHASTARQLMEQAIRWQAAVGLRIGEKEVKWIPEAVAPGEPWSVTGWYATGTDGETLPRTTLQPGEWSDMRLLVPFT, from the coding sequence ATGGGCGTAACGGACACGGAAGGCGGCTGGAAGGAGCTTGCATCGGATGAGCTGTTGGTGCTACGTCGATGCTTTATCCGACACGCGGGACAGCCCATGAAGGAAGAAGAGCCATTACGGCTTACCCGGGGAGCATTGAGCGGAGCCGAAACGAAACTGGCACTGCACGGACTGCGCGACCGGGGCTGGCTGGAGGCGGTTACCAAATCGTGGGGCGAACGAATGTTATATATTCCGGTTTATCGGCTGCCAGATCTGTACGAAATGCTGTTGGAGCAAAGCCAAAGTACGATGAAAGCGATGGATACAGACCAACCGCTGACGGTGCATGAAGCAATGACGGGACTGGAAGCGGAGCTGCTACATGTGTTGTCCCGTATTGCAGTGCAGGGAGTACCTTTGACAGCGAAAGGGACCATTCATAAACGGTCGCTGCAAAAGCTAAACGAGCTGACTCCCTTTCATCCGAAAGATTTGACTGGACTTGGGCTACAATATGCGCACGCCGAGCTATATCCGGTGCAAACGGTGGTGATGATGGACTTGCTGCTCAGCTTGGGTCTGCTGGTGAAGGAAGCTGCTTCTTTTCATGTTCAGGAATCCGGGCTGGCAGCGTGGGTTCGCTTGTCCGCTTGGCAAATGCGCAAGCATATTCTTGTCACGCTCATGGAAAGGTACGGCAAGGCCGAAGCGTCTATGCAGCATTTTCGGTATATGCTGTGTGTGGCCTCCACTCATGCGGGACCAGAAGGCTGGATACATATCGGGCCGTTGCTCCAATGGATGACTCAGACGGGACTGATTACGCAGGAGAGTCTGAGTAAAGAGGATCGGAAAAGTAGTAATACTTTGGAATTTGCTGCTATTCATGCAAGCCCCGTAAGAATTGAGGGCAACACAGTCTCTGATTTCAACTTTAACGGACAATACATAGATATGGTTAAGGGATGGCTGACCGCACTGACCGCCTTTGGAATGGGTGATTGGGGGCTGACCGCGTCGGGAGAACTGTGTTTTCGCTGGAACGTACCGGTGCTGGATATGCTTCGTTCCGATGATGAGAAGGATGCGGTTCAGGAGCCAGGTACCTTTTATGTACAGCCGGATTTTGAAATATTGGTGCCACCGGATGTAGCTTATGATGTGCGCTGGAAGCTGGAATGCTTCTGCAAACGTGTGACGGGGGACCGAATGGTGGTATACCGGATCACCCGAGACAGTGTTACAGAGGCGATCGAGTTGGGGATGGAGGCCAAAGCTATTCCTGCTCTTCTGGACAAGTTTAGCCGGACAGGCGTGCCTGACCATGTACGCGTGGCAGTGGAGCAGTGGGCAGGAGATGTGGGACGGATAGCGTTTGCAACGGTAACACTTCTGCGCTGTGGTACCCGAGAGGACGCAGACACTGCTGCACGTCACCCCGGACTGGCTGGATTGCTTGAACGGATTGGTGAAAGGGACTTTATTATTCCGGCACGTTCGGCTGCCAAAATCCGCAGGACACTTGCTACGATTGGGCTAAGTCCGCGCCGGGAGCTGGAGGGGGTGGACGAGCCTGTTCACCGTTATCCGCTGGTTGCGGAAACGGAGGGAATTTGTACGGATAGTTCCAACAGTCTATTTGATGTGGATGATACAGAAACGACGGTTGGCGAAACGTTAACAGACTCAACTCAGGAATGGCCGATGTTTTCTCAAGAGGGAAGGGCAGGTTTGGTTTATACGGGGCGGACGTTGCATTTTTATGAACGGGAGCATACGCTACCTGACCCATCCGATTATTTTCCAGAGAAATTGGCAGTACCCGCGTCATGGACGAAAGAATGGAGAAGCTACCATGCATCCACCGCTCGGCAGCTCATGGAACAGGCGATTCGCTGGCAAGCGGCGGTAGGACTGCGAATCGGTGAAAAAGAGGTCAAATGGATACCGGAAGCGGTGGCTCCCGGTGAGCCGTGGAGTGTGACTGGCTGGTATGCTACCGGAACGGACGGTGAGACGTTGCCCCGCACGACTTTACAGCCGGGGGAATGGTCGGACATGCGCCTGCTGGTTCCTTTTACATAG
- a CDS encoding calcium-translocating P-type ATPase, SERCA-type yields MEQAHWHQLSNEQLSTSLEVDPKQGLSEEQLAERRERSGWNELSEGKRVSPILLLLNQFKDFMMLVLMGATLISGLLGEYLDAITIIAIVVLNGILGFVQEFRAERSLRALKQMSAPTAKVLRAGKRIQIQARELVPGDIVLLESGDRIPADIRWLSTNGCDVEESALTGESVPVSKHCRPIHAAEVPLGDQKNIGFMGTMMTRGTAQGVVIRTGMNTEMGKIADLIQNTESQETPLQHRLEQLGKILIIVALALTVLVVVAGILHGQPAMSMFLAGVSLAVAAIPEGLPAIVTIALALGVQRMIKRKAIVRKLPSVETLGCASVICSDKTGTLTQNKMTVTKLWVDGRFWGVTGEGYDPHGHIMDRDAPADLKNGQSLRRLLQASVLCNNAEIVQADMDELRSKKKTKEPMPSAVWELKGDPTEGALVTLAAKGGVTRQGLNELYTREREFPFDSERKRMSVLVRHQGGHIVFAKGAPDVLLGQCSYILWEGNVVPLTGTLRQKVLAANEGMASEALRVLSVAYRDIRSHERVVSVEEAENQLIFIGLTGMIDPPRREAREAISKCRRAGIRTVMITGDHGTTAEAIAQQLGIFQRGSHVLTGQQLSVMDDAALDKAVDMVSVYARVSPEHKLRIVKSLQRRGHVVAMTGDGVNDAPAIKASDIGIAMGITGTDVTKEAAALVLSDDNFSTIVAAIEEGRNIYENIRKFIRYLLASNVGEILTMFFAMMAGLPLPLLPIQILWVNLVTDGLPAMALGVDQPEKDLMEHKPRGAKENIFARRLGWKIISRGLLIGLCTLAAFWLTLRIAPDNAAQLVKAQSVAFATLVLAQLIHVFDCRSSRSIFHRNPFQNSYLVLAVLSSVVLMLVVMYVPVLQPIFKTVPLGFREWALSIVAAGIPTFLMGAGSVWGGRRNRRRGGHTRFAPGRTKFSA; encoded by the coding sequence ATGGAACAAGCACACTGGCACCAATTAAGCAATGAACAGCTTTCAACAAGCCTGGAAGTCGACCCGAAGCAGGGTCTTTCGGAGGAACAGCTTGCGGAAAGAAGAGAAAGGTCAGGATGGAATGAGCTGAGCGAGGGGAAGCGTGTCTCGCCGATCCTGCTGCTGCTGAATCAGTTCAAGGATTTTATGATGCTCGTACTGATGGGAGCCACACTGATATCCGGCCTGCTCGGCGAATATCTGGATGCGATTACCATTATTGCTATTGTTGTGCTGAATGGAATTCTTGGTTTTGTGCAGGAGTTTAGAGCTGAACGTTCGCTTCGAGCTTTGAAGCAGATGTCCGCTCCGACCGCTAAAGTACTGCGAGCAGGCAAACGGATTCAGATTCAGGCCAGAGAGCTGGTACCGGGTGATATCGTGCTATTGGAAAGCGGCGATCGTATTCCCGCAGATATAAGATGGCTGAGCACGAATGGCTGCGATGTGGAGGAATCCGCCCTGACTGGCGAATCGGTTCCAGTGAGCAAGCATTGCCGTCCTATTCATGCCGCCGAGGTACCGCTGGGAGATCAAAAGAACATCGGCTTTATGGGCACAATGATGACCAGAGGTACAGCTCAGGGAGTCGTTATTCGTACAGGCATGAATACGGAAATGGGCAAAATCGCAGACTTGATCCAAAATACGGAGTCTCAGGAGACCCCGTTGCAGCACAGACTGGAGCAATTGGGTAAAATTCTGATCATTGTAGCACTGGCGTTAACGGTGCTTGTCGTCGTAGCGGGTATCCTGCATGGACAGCCAGCGATGAGTATGTTCCTGGCAGGGGTGAGCTTGGCTGTAGCAGCTATACCGGAAGGCTTGCCTGCCATTGTGACGATTGCGCTCGCCTTGGGCGTGCAGCGTATGATCAAACGCAAGGCGATTGTGAGAAAACTGCCTTCGGTTGAAACGCTCGGATGTGCGTCTGTCATTTGCTCTGACAAAACAGGTACACTGACCCAGAACAAAATGACGGTCACCAAGCTATGGGTGGACGGTCGCTTCTGGGGAGTGACAGGAGAGGGCTATGACCCGCACGGACATATTATGGACAGGGATGCTCCTGCGGACCTCAAAAACGGACAATCACTTCGCAGACTGCTGCAAGCCAGCGTGCTGTGCAATAACGCGGAAATTGTTCAAGCCGACATGGATGAGCTACGCTCAAAAAAGAAAACCAAGGAGCCGATGCCGTCCGCTGTTTGGGAGCTGAAAGGCGACCCGACGGAGGGGGCGCTTGTCACGTTAGCCGCCAAGGGCGGGGTTACGCGCCAGGGGCTGAATGAGCTGTATACACGGGAACGCGAATTTCCTTTTGACTCGGAGCGGAAACGGATGTCTGTACTTGTAAGGCATCAAGGAGGGCATATCGTATTTGCCAAAGGCGCGCCGGATGTGCTGTTAGGTCAGTGCTCCTACATTTTATGGGAAGGGAATGTCGTTCCACTAACGGGCACGCTGCGCCAAAAGGTGCTGGCAGCCAACGAAGGAATGGCCTCGGAGGCACTCCGTGTACTGAGTGTCGCTTACCGGGATATCCGCTCGCATGAGCGTGTCGTCTCGGTGGAAGAGGCTGAGAATCAGCTCATCTTCATCGGCCTTACGGGTATGATTGATCCGCCGCGCCGCGAGGCCCGCGAAGCTATTAGCAAGTGCCGCCGCGCTGGCATCCGCACGGTGATGATTACGGGCGACCACGGTACAACAGCTGAGGCCATTGCGCAGCAGTTAGGCATTTTTCAGCGCGGCTCGCATGTGCTGACCGGACAGCAGCTATCTGTGATGGATGATGCGGCGCTGGACAAAGCAGTAGACATGGTCTCTGTATATGCGCGGGTATCCCCGGAGCATAAGCTGCGGATTGTCAAATCGCTGCAAAGACGCGGGCATGTCGTAGCCATGACTGGAGACGGCGTGAATGACGCGCCAGCGATTAAGGCGTCGGATATCGGTATTGCGATGGGCATAACAGGAACGGATGTGACCAAGGAAGCGGCTGCGCTCGTGCTCAGCGACGATAATTTCTCGACGATTGTAGCAGCGATTGAGGAAGGGCGAAATATTTACGAAAATATTCGTAAATTTATCCGTTATCTGCTTGCCTCCAATGTCGGTGAAATTTTGACGATGTTTTTCGCGATGATGGCCGGTTTGCCATTGCCGTTGCTTCCGATTCAGATTTTATGGGTGAACCTGGTGACTGACGGGCTTCCCGCGATGGCTCTGGGTGTAGATCAGCCGGAAAAGGATCTTATGGAGCACAAACCACGCGGCGCGAAGGAAAATATTTTCGCCCGCCGTCTTGGCTGGAAAATCATTAGTCGCGGCCTGCTGATCGGCTTATGTACGCTTGCGGCGTTCTGGCTGACACTGCGTATCGCGCCTGATAACGCGGCACAACTGGTCAAGGCACAATCGGTTGCCTTCGCCACGTTGGTGCTGGCACAGCTCATTCATGTGTTTGATTGTCGCAGCTCCCGTTCTATTTTCCACCGTAATCCGTTTCAAAATAGTTATCTCGTGCTTGCCGTGCTGTCTTCGGTGGTGCTGATGCTGGTGGTTATGTACGTACCTGTGCTGCAACCTATTTTCAAAACGGTACCGCTCGGCTTCCGCGAATGGGCGCTTTCCATTGTCGCTGCCGGTATTCCGACCTTCCTGATGGGGGCGGGAAGCGTATGGGGTGGCAGACGCAACCGTCGTCGTGGCGGACATACGCGCTTCGCTCCAGGGCGCACGAAGTTTTCGGCTTAA
- a CDS encoding selenium metabolism-associated LysR family transcriptional regulator, with protein sequence MNFHQLHIFYTVAERGSFSAAAQALHMTQPAVTMQIQSLEDYFGTKLLHRSTKKIELSEAGATLLPFAKKSMQLIREADEAMSAFTHMLEGRLHIGASLTIGEYIVPRMLGPFGQEYPHIRMAMNVMNTTQIMDDILKHQLNLGLIEAPIQHPDIVVEPVMQDELKLIVPSDHVLAKAKKVVLEDVFKHPFVAREKGSGTRQVIEDELKSRGVDTSRLSIVMEMGSTGAVKSAVEAGLGITMLSPSSVKHEVALGLLKIVNISDITFKREFYAIHLKSALLPIPVVTFLSFLRRHDQGTNVSGDTVDELAEMKEEENA encoded by the coding sequence ATGAACTTTCATCAGCTGCATATTTTTTATACGGTAGCGGAGCGGGGGAGCTTCTCGGCAGCGGCGCAAGCGCTGCATATGACGCAACCTGCCGTGACGATGCAAATTCAGTCTTTGGAAGATTATTTTGGTACGAAGCTACTGCATCGATCTACCAAAAAAATCGAGCTGTCGGAGGCAGGAGCGACACTGCTGCCTTTTGCGAAAAAAAGCATGCAGCTAATTCGTGAAGCTGATGAGGCGATGTCTGCTTTTACTCACATGCTGGAGGGGAGATTACATATTGGCGCAAGTCTTACGATTGGCGAGTACATTGTGCCGAGAATGTTGGGGCCGTTTGGTCAGGAGTACCCTCATATACGCATGGCAATGAATGTAATGAATACGACTCAAATTATGGATGATATTTTAAAGCATCAATTGAATTTAGGGCTGATTGAAGCACCGATTCAACACCCGGATATCGTGGTGGAGCCCGTGATGCAGGATGAGCTGAAGCTGATTGTTCCTTCGGATCATGTACTGGCCAAGGCCAAAAAGGTAGTTCTGGAGGACGTGTTTAAGCATCCTTTTGTAGCAAGAGAAAAGGGGTCAGGTACAAGGCAGGTGATAGAGGATGAGCTGAAAAGCCGTGGTGTTGATACGTCCCGACTTTCCATCGTTATGGAGATGGGCAGCACTGGAGCGGTCAAATCGGCGGTGGAGGCGGGATTAGGCATTACGATGCTATCGCCTTCTTCGGTGAAGCACGAGGTTGCACTCGGATTGCTGAAAATCGTAAATATTTCCGATATCACCTTTAAACGCGAGTTTTATGCCATTCATCTGAAATCAGCGCTATTGCCGATTCCGGTGGTGACCTTTCTGTCATTCTTGCGTCGTCATGATCAGGGAACGAACGTGTCCGGGGATACGGTGGACGAGCTTGCAGAGATGAAAGAGGAGGAGAATGCGTAA
- a CDS encoding PHP domain-containing protein, with translation MEEQTNSGRYDLHTHTQASDGMQPPADNVRWAKEKGLAGVAITDHDTVAGLEEALEEGRRLGITVVPGVEISTRAGGKDIHILGYFMDYRNEVFLERLEKLRQARDTRNDLILSRLRSLGVEITLDEVVATMGRPLAQDESIGRPHMADTLVQKGYAKDMRDAFDRYLAEGAPGYVSVPRVEPAEAISWIREAAGVSVVAHPGLYGNDELVRSIVEEAKPAGLEVRHSDHDDAAESRYAAMAAHYGLIPTGGSDFHGARQGVIFHGDLGSRSVESQVVEELRKAAIAHI, from the coding sequence ATGGAGGAGCAGACGAATTCGGGACGATACGATTTACACACTCACACTCAGGCATCTGACGGAATGCAGCCACCAGCGGACAATGTGCGTTGGGCCAAGGAAAAAGGACTGGCAGGGGTTGCAATTACGGATCACGATACGGTAGCTGGGCTGGAGGAAGCGCTTGAGGAAGGGCGGCGATTGGGCATTACAGTGGTGCCGGGTGTGGAAATTAGCACACGGGCAGGTGGTAAGGATATTCATATACTCGGTTATTTTATGGATTACCGTAATGAAGTTTTTTTGGAACGGTTGGAAAAGCTACGTCAGGCGAGGGATACCCGCAATGATCTGATTTTGAGTCGGCTGCGTAGCCTGGGTGTGGAAATCACACTGGATGAGGTGGTAGCTACGATGGGCAGACCGCTGGCGCAAGATGAAAGCATTGGACGTCCGCATATGGCGGATACGCTGGTGCAAAAAGGCTATGCGAAGGATATGAGGGATGCGTTTGACCGTTATTTGGCAGAGGGAGCGCCCGGTTATGTGTCTGTGCCCCGAGTGGAGCCTGCGGAGGCCATAAGCTGGATTCGGGAAGCAGCAGGGGTATCAGTGGTGGCTCACCCTGGATTGTATGGCAATGATGAGCTGGTTCGCTCCATTGTAGAGGAGGCGAAGCCTGCGGGCTTGGAAGTGCGACATTCAGACCATGATGATGCGGCTGAGAGTCGATATGCCGCAATGGCGGCACACTACGGGCTGATCCCGACTGGTGGCTCGGATTTTCATGGTGCACGCCAAGGCGTTATTTTTCACGGTGATCTGGGCAGCCGTAGTGTGGAGAGTCAGGTCGTGGAGGAGTTGAGAAAGGCTGCTATTGCACATATATGA
- a CDS encoding YlbG family protein, producing MFAERTGYIIWVSDIKAARNLEKYGNVHYISRRMHYVVIYMNADRAEDTVKNIRRLSYVRKVERSFRNEIRTEYNDDKEKLKEYEI from the coding sequence ATGTTTGCCGAGCGGACAGGGTACATCATTTGGGTAAGCGATATCAAGGCTGCCCGCAATTTGGAGAAATACGGGAATGTCCACTATATTTCGAGGCGTATGCATTATGTTGTCATTTACATGAATGCGGATCGGGCAGAGGATACCGTTAAAAATATTCGCAGGCTTTCCTATGTGCGCAAGGTCGAACGCTCCTTCCGAAATGAGATAAGGACGGAGTATAACGACGATAAGGAAAAATTAAAAGAGTATGAAATATAA